In one Denitratisoma sp. genomic region, the following are encoded:
- a CDS encoding HDOD domain-containing protein, with protein MFGKLFKLFGGGSQAGAPVEVPSDFDRLNELAPLKAKAPDLAADRRSFVCREAVLDRQEKIAGYEFSLPERLQSRLHEKSQLLHRIYDDALLRNIALHDIQNLLGNRIAFVHLSPASLLNPLIDRLSPANTVLVLDSGDTPELPADLAGALARQRQRGARIGWLLRAPQTPVSPLMADADMLQVDALAFDGLQIRSVMRDLSGMRTAGLPKAAFIARNLLTFDDFNLCFNGGFDYFQGPFVTSRENWRAPKSDVDRLHFITLLNLVRQGAEYDVIADHMRQEPVMTFKLLRYLNSPLLGLQQKIASVSQALLIIGRDKFYRWLSLLLFSVRDQGYRERILAEQALTRGRFLESLSGQGAIPPVANDLFLLGLFSLLDVLLGQPLAEIVARVQLPEPVRDALLGQPSAWRDTLELAMAYESNDEARLGEAAARCGIDAGQVTEAALEALGWTREITSMEESEAG; from the coding sequence GTGTTCGGCAAGCTGTTCAAACTGTTCGGCGGCGGGAGCCAGGCAGGCGCGCCGGTGGAGGTGCCTTCGGATTTCGATCGCCTCAACGAGCTTGCGCCGCTCAAGGCGAAAGCACCCGATCTGGCGGCGGACAGACGCAGCTTCGTCTGTCGCGAAGCGGTCCTCGACCGGCAGGAAAAGATCGCCGGCTACGAGTTCTCCCTGCCTGAGCGCCTGCAGTCTCGCCTGCATGAGAAAAGCCAGCTGCTGCACCGCATCTACGACGACGCGCTGCTGCGGAATATCGCGCTGCACGACATCCAGAACCTGCTCGGCAACCGCATCGCCTTCGTGCACCTCTCCCCGGCTTCGCTCCTCAATCCGCTGATCGACCGGCTGTCCCCAGCCAACACGGTGCTGGTCCTCGACAGCGGCGACACTCCGGAGTTGCCGGCGGACCTGGCCGGGGCGCTGGCAAGGCAAAGGCAGCGCGGCGCCAGGATCGGCTGGCTCCTGCGTGCGCCGCAGACGCCCGTCTCCCCGCTCATGGCCGACGCCGACATGCTGCAGGTCGACGCCCTCGCCTTCGACGGACTGCAGATCCGCAGCGTCATGCGCGATCTCTCCGGGATGCGCACGGCCGGGCTGCCAAAGGCCGCCTTCATCGCCCGCAACCTGCTGACCTTCGACGACTTCAACCTCTGCTTCAACGGCGGCTTCGACTACTTCCAGGGGCCCTTCGTCACCAGCCGGGAAAACTGGCGGGCGCCGAAGAGCGACGTCGACCGCCTGCACTTCATCACGCTGCTCAACCTGGTGCGCCAGGGGGCGGAGTACGACGTCATCGCCGACCACATGCGCCAGGAGCCGGTCATGACCTTCAAGCTCCTGCGCTACCTCAACTCGCCCCTGCTCGGCCTGCAGCAGAAGATCGCGTCGGTCTCGCAGGCGCTGCTCATCATCGGCCGCGACAAGTTCTACCGCTGGCTGTCCCTGCTGCTGTTCAGCGTGCGCGACCAGGGCTACCGGGAACGCATCCTCGCCGAACAGGCCCTGACGCGCGGCCGCTTCCTCGAAAGCCTGTCCGGCCAGGGCGCCATACCGCCCGTGGCCAACGACCTGTTCCTGCTCGGCCTGTTTTCCCTGCTCGACGTGCTGCTCGGCCAGCCGCTGGCCGAGATCGTCGCCCGCGTCCAGCTGCCCGAACCGGTGCGGGACGCCCTGCTCGGGCAACCCTCGGCCTGGCGCGACACCCTTGAACTGGCGATGGCCTACGAGAGCAACGACGAGGCGCGGCTGGGCGAGGCCGCCGCCCGCTGCGGGATCGATGCCGGCCAGGTGACCGAGGCCGCCCTTGAGGCGCTGGGCTGGACGCGGGAAATCACCTCGATGGAGGAGAGCGAGGCCGGCTGA
- a CDS encoding CDP-alcohol phosphatidyltransferase family protein: MFTLPNLITIARVLLIPVVAFLLLDHDYKLAFAVFMAAAIGDWLDGFLARRLNQMSQLGAVLDPIADKMTMMIVAILLSAQGMLPIWLAVVIVMRDAIIVAGAVAYRFVVGHIEMAPTRLSKANTFLEFGVLALAMAQAGQVVDAEVWLMPLFILLFASVLISGAHYVWVWRRKAIEDGRRAG, translated from the coding sequence ATGTTCACCCTGCCCAACCTCATCACCATCGCCCGCGTGCTGCTGATCCCGGTGGTGGCCTTCCTCCTGCTCGACCACGACTACAAGCTTGCCTTCGCCGTCTTCATGGCTGCGGCTATCGGCGATTGGCTCGACGGCTTCCTCGCCCGGCGGCTCAACCAGATGTCGCAGCTCGGCGCCGTGCTCGACCCGATCGCCGACAAGATGACCATGATGATCGTTGCCATCCTGCTGTCGGCGCAGGGCATGCTGCCGATCTGGCTGGCGGTGGTGATCGTCATGCGCGACGCCATCATCGTTGCCGGCGCGGTGGCTTACCGCTTCGTCGTCGGACACATCGAGATGGCGCCGACGCGCCTGTCGAAGGCCAACACCTTCCTCGAGTTCGGCGTCCTCGCCCTGGCCATGGCGCAGGCGGGGCAGGTGGTCGATGCCGAGGTCTGGCTGATGCCGCTCTTCATCCTGCTGTTTGCGTCGGTTCTCATCTCCGGTGCCCACTATGTCTGGGTCTGGCGGAGGAAGGCGATCGAGGATGGGCGGCGCGCCGGCTGA
- a CDS encoding cold-shock protein has product MMAITGTVKFFNPAKGFGFITPQDGSKDVFVHISAVERAGLATLAENQRLSFEVETGKNGKVAAVNLKAL; this is encoded by the coding sequence ATCATGGCTATCACAGGTACCGTCAAGTTTTTCAACCCCGCCAAAGGCTTCGGCTTCATCACGCCCCAGGACGGTTCCAAGGATGTCTTCGTGCACATCTCGGCGGTCGAACGCGCCGGTCTGGCGACACTTGCCGAGAACCAGCGACTGTCGTTTGAAGTCGAGACCGGCAAAAACGGCAAGGTTGCCGCCGTCAACCTGAAGGCGCTGTAA
- a CDS encoding DUF2917 domain-containing protein gives MARIVQETRYELADGELLALDCIEGRELACRSGELWITVDGRAEDIILGPGQRWLAEDRAPVVVSALKDSLLVVTRKCDQASRGRAEGLLSQLLRWRHAPLASLPAALLR, from the coding sequence ATGGCGAGAATTGTGCAAGAGACCCGCTACGAACTGGCCGATGGCGAACTGCTGGCCCTCGACTGCATCGAGGGCCGGGAACTGGCCTGCCGCTCCGGCGAGTTGTGGATCACCGTCGACGGCCGCGCCGAGGACATCATCCTCGGCCCTGGCCAGCGCTGGCTGGCGGAGGATCGCGCCCCAGTGGTGGTGTCGGCACTGAAGGATTCGTTGCTGGTCGTCACGCGCAAGTGTGACCAGGCATCGCGCGGGCGCGCCGAGGGACTGCTGTCGCAGTTGCTGCGCTGGCGTCACGCGCCTCTGGCCTCCCTGCCGGCTGCGCTGTTGCGCTGA
- a CDS encoding cytochrome b, with translation MALKNDSSRYGTVSRVLHWGIAALVIAIIVFVELHEFFPKDSSERKGLMMLHIQIGMLLFGLAALRLAWRAANPPPAIAPAPQAWEARLAALMHVALYASMLALPVLGVAMAQAGGKPLAFLGTPLPVFLAENKALGKTLKEAHEVVGNIAIGLIAFHAVAAFWHHFVKGDNTLARMLPDWLAGVRPAAR, from the coding sequence ATGGCCCTGAAAAACGACAGCAGCCGCTACGGCACCGTCTCGCGCGTCCTGCACTGGGGCATCGCCGCCCTGGTCATCGCGATCATCGTCTTCGTCGAACTGCACGAGTTCTTCCCGAAGGACAGCAGCGAACGCAAGGGACTGATGATGCTGCACATCCAGATCGGCATGCTGCTGTTCGGCCTGGCCGCGCTGCGCCTGGCCTGGCGCGCGGCGAATCCGCCGCCGGCGATCGCCCCGGCGCCGCAGGCCTGGGAAGCCCGCCTGGCGGCCCTGATGCACGTGGCGCTCTACGCCTCGATGCTGGCCCTGCCGGTGCTCGGCGTCGCCATGGCGCAGGCCGGCGGCAAGCCGCTCGCCTTTCTCGGCACGCCGCTGCCGGTGTTCCTGGCCGAGAACAAGGCCCTCGGCAAGACGCTCAAGGAGGCGCACGAGGTCGTCGGCAACATCGCGATCGGGCTGATCGCCTTCCACGCCGTCGCCGCCTTCTGGCACCACTTCGTCAAGGGCGACAACACGCTGGCGCGCATGCTGCCGGATTGGCTCGCAGGCGTGCGCCCGGCTGCGCGATAA
- a CDS encoding ArsR family transcriptional regulator encodes MNGILECLKRHGEQLDWEIAASTGMSLENVRQAVSHLSARGDVIVCRSIRFKNGKEIEAMLCRVSGYIPPAIPGRKPKATPVRK; translated from the coding sequence ATGAATGGAATCCTGGAATGTCTTAAGCGTCACGGCGAACAGCTCGACTGGGAGATCGCCGCGTCAACCGGAATGTCGCTTGAGAACGTGCGCCAGGCGGTGTCCCACTTGTCTGCGCGCGGGGATGTCATCGTATGCCGTTCGATCCGCTTCAAGAACGGCAAGGAAATCGAAGCCATGCTTTGCCGGGTATCCGGCTATATTCCCCCGGCCATCCCGGGCAGGAAACCCAAGGCCACGCCCGTCAGGAAGTAG
- a CDS encoding tautomerase family protein: MPFLDIRLSAPCLPEKVAQTAARMTDLTVEILGKRREVTAAVVQCVATGHWTIGGESLNVAGEGSFFLEANVTAGTNTPAQKAAFVAAAFAAAEAILGRLDAASYVIVREIPAEAWGYQGRTQAARAAQEVEVAA; the protein is encoded by the coding sequence ATGCCCTTCCTCGATATCCGCCTCTCCGCACCCTGCCTGCCGGAGAAGGTGGCGCAGACCGCCGCGCGCATGACCGACCTCACCGTGGAGATCCTCGGCAAGCGGCGCGAGGTGACCGCGGCGGTGGTGCAATGCGTCGCGACGGGCCACTGGACCATAGGCGGCGAGTCGCTCAACGTCGCCGGCGAAGGCAGCTTCTTCCTCGAGGCGAACGTCACTGCGGGAACGAACACGCCGGCGCAGAAGGCGGCCTTCGTTGCTGCCGCCTTCGCCGCGGCCGAGGCCATCCTCGGCCGCCTCGACGCGGCGAGTTACGTCATCGTGCGAGAGATTCCGGCGGAGGCCTGGGGCTATCAGGGAAGGACGCAGGCAGCGCGTGCCGCGCAAGAGGTCGAAGTTGCCGCCTAA
- a CDS encoding BPTI/Kunitz domain-containing protein has product MVKSRFRQFACLLALASLSALGAEDRCGLKPESGQCKGRFSHFFFDAAHGQCREFFYGGCGGVVPFETQADCERECLKDRPGREEYEIYNTVLGDANRLFDVAAPARAVGRATIAVEPLDAGKVSYLARLGLQVDAGLVEDFNRKRALQDELSAALVRPPMAVKDWKPSRLGGELEILRVSRVGFDKAGRRALLVVAYTYINQEAFYDAGTYVLLEAAPDGWRVVGTARAWLKFS; this is encoded by the coding sequence ATGGTCAAATCCAGGTTTCGCCAGTTTGCGTGCCTGCTGGCACTTGCTTCCCTGTCTGCCCTAGGCGCCGAAGATCGATGCGGCCTCAAGCCCGAGTCGGGGCAGTGCAAAGGACGTTTCTCCCACTTCTTCTTCGATGCCGCCCACGGGCAATGCCGTGAATTCTTTTACGGGGGGTGCGGCGGCGTCGTGCCTTTCGAGACGCAGGCCGACTGCGAGCGAGAGTGCCTGAAAGACAGGCCCGGACGCGAGGAGTACGAGATCTACAATACGGTGCTCGGGGATGCGAACCGGCTGTTCGACGTGGCGGCGCCTGCCCGCGCCGTCGGCCGTGCCACCATCGCCGTGGAGCCTTTGGATGCCGGCAAGGTGAGCTACCTGGCCAGGCTGGGCCTGCAGGTCGATGCCGGGCTGGTCGAGGATTTCAACCGGAAGCGGGCACTGCAGGACGAGTTGTCTGCCGCACTCGTGCGGCCGCCCATGGCGGTGAAGGATTGGAAACCTTCACGCCTGGGCGGAGAACTGGAGATCCTGAGAGTGTCCCGCGTCGGGTTCGACAAGGCGGGGCGGCGCGCACTGCTCGTCGTCGCCTACACCTATATCAACCAGGAGGCGTTCTACGATGCGGGCACGTATGTGCTCCTCGAGGCGGCACCCGACGGCTGGCGGGTGGTCGGCACGGCGAGGGCGTGGCTGAAATTCTCCTGA
- the hisG gene encoding ATP phosphoribosyltransferase, whose amino-acid sequence MTATAPRLRLGIPKGSLQDTTQKLFQRAGFDLRISGRSYYPDIDDPEIECILIRPQEMARYVEQGVLDCAITGLDWMLETGADVEELADLRAPWPNYGTVRWVMASKEGSPFDSVKDLEGRHIATEAVGMTKRFLAEHGVTASVEFSWGATEVKPPILADAIVDVSETGSSLRANQLRVMHVVLESTPRFIANRAAARDAWKRAKIDRMLMLLKGAIAAATRVLLAMNVPKDRVDAVLQILPALATPTVSTLSDPAWVDLSTVVAEKQVRELIPKLYAAGARGIIELPINKIIE is encoded by the coding sequence ATGACCGCCACCGCTCCCCGCCTGCGCCTCGGCATCCCCAAGGGCAGCCTGCAGGACACAACACAGAAGCTGTTCCAGCGCGCCGGCTTCGACCTGCGCATTTCCGGCCGCTCCTACTACCCGGACATCGACGATCCGGAAATCGAATGCATCCTCATCCGTCCGCAGGAGATGGCGCGCTACGTCGAGCAGGGCGTGCTCGACTGCGCCATCACCGGCTTGGACTGGATGCTGGAGACCGGCGCCGACGTCGAGGAACTGGCCGACCTGCGCGCGCCCTGGCCCAACTACGGCACGGTGCGCTGGGTGATGGCCTCCAAGGAAGGCTCGCCCTTCGACAGCGTCAAGGACCTCGAGGGCCGCCACATCGCCACCGAGGCGGTCGGCATGACGAAGCGCTTCCTCGCCGAGCACGGCGTGACTGCGAGCGTGGAATTCTCCTGGGGCGCCACCGAGGTGAAGCCGCCGATCCTCGCCGACGCCATCGTGGACGTCTCCGAGACCGGCTCCTCGCTGCGCGCCAACCAGCTGCGCGTGATGCACGTCGTGCTGGAGAGCACGCCGCGCTTCATCGCCAACCGCGCGGCGGCGCGGGACGCCTGGAAGCGCGCCAAGATCGACCGCATGCTGATGTTGCTGAAGGGCGCCATCGCCGCCGCCACGCGCGTACTGCTGGCGATGAACGTGCCGAAGGACCGCGTCGACGCCGTGCTCCAGATCCTGCCGGCGCTGGCCACGCCGACGGTATCCACGCTGTCCGATCCCGCCTGGGTGGACCTCAGCACGGTGGTTGCCGAGAAGCAGGTGCGCGAGCTGATCCCGAAGCTCTACGCGGCCGGCGCGCGCGGCATCATCGAGCTGCCGATCAACAAGATCATCGAATAA
- a CDS encoding LysR substrate-binding domain-containing protein produces the protein MNKASLPSLDPLKGFEAAARHLSFTKAAGELFLTQSAISRQIQTLEEQLGVKLFRREARRLSLTPEGEVLARAVAETLERLAEVCAGLKAAQRRPRVNVSAAVGIASLWLVPRLAAFQEREPDVDVRLSADNRMVDLEREDIDLALRYIAPETAPAGAALLFEEEVFPVAAPKLAAKLPAVLRAEDLAKLTLLAFDNGQKAPWFAWEPWLVGLGLAHARPKAVLQFNQYDQMIRAAEDGRGIALGRGPLVAKLIAAKKLKPLRGPRQRIAARAYFLVRAQRAVRPEVDRFADWLLAEAKKTEREASA, from the coding sequence ATGAATAAAGCCAGCCTGCCCTCCCTCGATCCGCTCAAGGGCTTCGAGGCCGCCGCGCGCCATCTGAGTTTCACCAAGGCTGCCGGCGAACTGTTCCTGACCCAGTCGGCGATCAGCCGGCAGATCCAGACGCTGGAGGAGCAGCTCGGCGTCAAGCTGTTCCGCCGCGAGGCGCGGCGCCTGAGCCTGACGCCGGAGGGCGAGGTGCTCGCGCGCGCCGTTGCCGAAACGCTCGAGCGCCTGGCCGAGGTCTGCGCCGGATTGAAGGCCGCGCAGCGGCGCCCGCGCGTGAACGTCTCGGCGGCTGTCGGCATCGCTTCGCTGTGGCTGGTGCCGCGGCTGGCGGCCTTCCAGGAACGGGAGCCGGACGTCGACGTGCGGCTCTCCGCCGACAACCGCATGGTGGACCTCGAGCGCGAGGACATCGACCTCGCCCTGCGCTACATCGCGCCGGAGACGGCGCCGGCCGGCGCCGCCCTGCTCTTCGAGGAGGAAGTGTTTCCCGTCGCCGCGCCGAAACTGGCGGCGAAGCTGCCCGCCGTGCTGCGGGCGGAGGATCTGGCCAAACTGACGCTGCTGGCCTTCGACAACGGACAGAAGGCGCCCTGGTTTGCATGGGAGCCGTGGCTCGTCGGCCTCGGGCTCGCGCATGCCAGGCCCAAGGCGGTGCTGCAGTTCAATCAGTACGATCAGATGATCCGCGCCGCCGAGGACGGCCGCGGCATCGCGCTCGGGCGCGGCCCGCTGGTGGCGAAGCTGATCGCGGCAAAGAAACTGAAGCCCCTGCGCGGCCCGCGCCAGCGCATCGCCGCGCGCGCCTACTTCCTGGTGAGGGCGCAGCGCGCCGTGCGGCCGGAGGTGGACCGCTTTGCCGACTGGCTGCTGGCCGAGGCGAAGAAGACGGAACGCGAAGCGAGCGCTTGA